ttgttctttttacagGTGGATATTacacagagaagctgctgaATCGAACGGGTTTCAGGATGCTGGTCCTCAACACTAACCTCTTCTATGACCAGAACAAGCTAACCACAGACATGGATGACCCAGCGGGACACTTTAGCTGGGCAGACCAGGTTCTCACAGAGGCCgccaacaacaaagaaaaggcaAAGCATCTTGTTGATCTGTGCCACCTTCATTCACTGCTATGCCTTCTTTCAATTTGCTGTCATGTTTGAAAGAGCACAAAGAGGGCAATTAAATATTACTTGCAAAATAATGCCTCTAGTTACCTCAGCCCGGTTTACCTCATGCCTTGCACAAACATGAACTACAAACTTTCTCACTCTACACTGGTTTCTCTGCCAGGTGTACATCATTGGCCACGTGCCCCCAGGTTTctttgagaagaaaagaagtaaGCCGTGGTTCACAGCTAAATTCAATAAGCTGTACTTGGATTTAATTCAGAAGCATCATTCAGTCATCCTTGGACAGTTCTTTGGCCACCACCACACGGACAGCTTCCGAATGTTCTACAACTCAGACGGTAAGGTCAGACTGTTGTACTCCTGCTGTTACTACCaatgtttttccttgttttacGTCAGTGACTCTCGCATTAAGTGTCCAGATGTCACTTGCACTTTTACACATGTCACTGTGGCAATCAGAGGTGATGGCTCTTCTGTTTCTACAGGATCTCCTATCAGCACAATGTTTCTCACCCCGGGTGTCACACCGTGGAAAACAACACTTCCCGGAGTCAAGGATGGAGCCAACAACCCTGGGATCCGTGTCTTTGAATATGACACCCAAACACTCCTGGTCAAAGTAAGTCAAGGCCAGTCTGTATAATTTACATTCAAATATGTTATGAAGCCTTTTCAAAGCTGctatttgtattttcaaatgGTGTGCAACCTCCACAAAAGCAcctaacatttttattgtggATTGTCTgattctaaacacacacaggatgtggTCACATATTACCTGAACCTGACTCACGCTAACGCAGCCCGAGGTCGCTGGGAGAAAGAGTATCGCCTCACAGAGAGCTTCAGAGTACCAGACGCCTCCCCACACTCAATGCATCAGGCTCTGGAGCACATTGCTAATGACCACTGCTACTTACAGAAGTACTACGAGTTCAACTCTGTCAGCTATGACCTGACGGAGTGTGACAGTGACTGCCGGGTTGACCACGTATGTGCAGCCAGAGAGGTAGACTTTGACAGGTATGAACATTGTCTAGAAATAGAAGGAGCAGCTGCCGTTTATGGTGGCTTGCTACCCATCCTCTCTGTGGCTGTAAGTCTGATGTTGGCAAATCGCTAACGATCATCTGATTAGGAAAACTGAAATTCGAGATCCCGAGTATTATGgtagtgaaaatatttgttttaaattcctACACTTTAcagtcatgttttcatttacatgacATCTATAATTTAAGTAAGTTGTGCTTTACATGCTTaagcaagggaaaaaaaaaacaacctttggCTTATGCAATCTTTGGTGTGGCCTCTTTGCTGTGATTTATTGGTATGAGTTGAACACTTCATTTCCAGTCACTGGTATTCAATGGCTCTGGAGGATAAAGTTCATAAAGTTCTACATCAATGCTCTGAATAAAATCCACACTTGGGTCTGATGTTTCTTTCCTGCCAAGCTTCTCTGTCTAACTCTACTTTAACTACTGAATAAAACCAGAATTGGATAAAACAGTAGCTTTTagtttaaatgttattttaacagCAGGGATCAATGCACTGTGAATATCAGTATTATCAGGGCAGTCAATCTGTTGATTAATATCATATGCACTGACTCATGTCCATATAATTTTGTAACAGTGCAAACTGTTACTAAGCATATCAGGTGAAGTTGCATTACGTTTCCTGTTATCTAATATCGCTGTGTAAAGATCTGTTGAGTGTTAAATTACTGTCAGTAAACTTATGGGAACTCAAGTCCAAACGTGACAAATGCTTAAGtttgttgtgtgtatctgtgaagACACATTTATTACAAGTATGTACTTGAGCAGTGTATATGATTGGCGTGACAAAAATAACGTGGCAGTCCTGAGGCTTAGTTCAGCACTTCAGTTCATTCACTGTGGTCTTGACAGTGTATGTGATACATCCGCTCACATGATCAGGACCTGTTTAGCTGAAGTGAAAGGTTGCATGGCTGCCTCCAAAGCCTTGCTGTAGTCTTGAAGGCCCACTTTGGTGCAGGCAGGAGCCGTCAGCTTTCCCTGCTGGATGAGGCAGCACAGTTCATCCAGCATAGCTCTAAATGCTGTTCCATCTAAGGAGAAAGTCTCATTAAATTCATGTTAAAAGGCTTATTTGGGTCTATGAAATTCCAAGCTGACTCACCATTTGAGTGATCTTTCTTCCACTGTGTGACCCAAAATCCTCGAACCTTCACGTCCTTGAAAATGAGGGCACTCTGGAGAGAACAATTTTATTTGAGTGTACTGAGAGAAAAGTGTCTGTGGAATTTAATGTTAAATCTGCTATGCCACAGGAGGTTTCTTCTCACCACTGGGACAGTAACTGGCTGTTTGGCCATCCCCCCATACGTCACCATAGATCCTCCAAACCTGGAAGACATGGGAATCATGGCATTTAATGACCAGGTTTGATCTTCAGTGTCAGATATTAGATCATGTCGGCACCTACTCACTGTAAATGACGGAGCAGTTCTGTTGCACTCTTGCCCCCAACTCCATTCAGTGCCAGTTTAGGCTTTGGACAGGTCTTTTTCAAAAcaagaataacaataataatgatcataaccttaataataataatcaaacaaaacaaaacagaattattGCGTGTGTCACCAGTTGCTTAAGCCACATGATCATTTCTTTTACATGAtcttcagacacacagaccttGAACAGTTCCTTTATCTCAGGCCGCCTCAGTGTCTCTTCTCTGATCACATGAGTTGCTCCGATGGCCTTCAGCCTATCACTGAGTTGTGTGAACTCTGGCCTTTGTAAAGGAAGACACAATGAAGAAGTTCATTATTAGTCATAAATGCTACacaatgcacacaaaaaaactaaCTCTAACCTGAGCCAATGATTTGGACTGAAAAACTCCTCTCCTGAAAAGACTCAGTATACTCTGTAGGGATGAGGGCTTAAACGTCACCAGTCAATTATTTACCCATAATAGACATTTAAGAGTTAATCTAATATGACAGAGTTCACCTGTCTCTGACGACATTGATAGTGTTTATTCCCTTTGCTGCAGCAATCTGTATCACAGCCTGCCCAACTCCGCTGTtggctgcattttggatcacaGAATCACCTGAAAGAACAGCAGAGTGAGGGAAGTTGTCATATGAAGGCAAGAATACTGCACAGCATGTCATGTTTTTAGAGATGATTTAAGCAGGAACGCTGCATCCTCAACTCTCAATTTCCGTTTTTATTTGGTCAGTATTTCAGTAAACAACCTGTTTCTTGATGAACGAGCAGCACTTATGACTATGACTACATGTGTGAAAATTATGAGGGGCCGTCAGGGACATCATTCAGAATTACCATTCACACACgaatataaaacacaacatattcacacactaTAGTAAAAACCTCACACACTTACAAGAGAAATGCTTTCACATACACTACTGAGATGTCATGCTCTCTCATACACACTACTAAAATGCTCTCATACACACTACTAAAATGTTACGCTCTCACACACGCTACTAAAATGCTTTCAAACACACTACTGAAACGTtacgctctcacacacactactaAAATGCTCTTACACACACTATTGAaacgctctcacacacactactaaaattctctcatacacacaactgaaacaaaCTATTGAAACATTCTGACACACACTACTGAGATTTCAGTGTAAACGGAAGGCGTTTCAGTGTAACTGGAAGGCGGgtcagaggaggaagtggagttTTCAAGTAGAGGGTGAAGTGGAGCGCACGTCAACTCAGGAGCTCTCTGGTGGCTGTCGCCCTGTTAAACAATATTTTGGCATCGGCGGAGACAATTCAAACATTGTCTAATGGAGCGGTTTCCAAAGTGGTGGGCGCGCCCCcttggggtggggtggggtggggggcacaGCGCCATTGCAGGGGGGCATGGAGCACGGgtggaatgaatgaatgaatcaataaatgACACTGCAAGCAtaacatggacaagtttttcactGGGCTCTCACGTAAACGCAAAGTAGAGGATGAAGTATCTGCAAATGTGCTTCCAAACTAATTTCCTTCCAAGGCAAAGACTAGAAAATAGGACGACACATATCTTGTCTTTGGCTTCACCTGTGCGACGGTGGGTAATGAAGAGAGACCCcagtgtgttgtctgtcttaAAGTGCTAGCTTGTGACAGCTTGAAGCCGAACAAGCTAAGACGACACTTGGACAAGCCAGTTGAGTTTTTCAGACAAAAACTGCTGTGCTCAATAGTCTCTCTTTACTAAAGCTGCATCCGTGCTGGCAAATGTTCAATTCGTCTCTGCCGGTGccaaaatattgtgtttgtgtgtctgttaggCCACCGGAGAGCTCCGGAGATGAGATGTGCGCTCCACTTCACACTCAACTTCCTCTTCTGAGCTGCCGTCCAGTTACACTGAAACGCCTTCTGTttacaccagtgtgtgtgtgtgagcgcaaCATTTcaatagtgtgtgtgagagcatttCAATAGTTCGTGTGAGTGCATTTCAATAGTGTGTATGAGAGCATTTcaatagtgtgtgtgagagcatttCACTTGTAAGTGTGTGAGGGTTTTACTAtagtgtgtgaatatgttgcGTTTTATATACcatacatgtgtgtgaatggtaaTTCTGAATAATGTCCCTGACGGCCCCTCATAGAAAATGACTACCTGGCTTGAGATCCTCAAAATCAGAGAGCATCCTCAAGGCAGTGCAGGGATTCACCCCCAGCGTGGCCGCACACAACAAGGGAATATCATTCGGCAGTGAGATGACAACGTCCTCAGCCAGCACCGCCTCTGTCCTCCATGTCCCTGCTCACACAAAGGCATGAACACCGTAAGCTCTCATGTTAGAATAGTAACGATTGTGACGGTGAATTCATCTAGTTCAAATTGTTATTTACCCAGACCAGCATCTTTTGGGATGACCCAGTCTCCTGTTTTGAGGGACTTCACCTGGCTGCCCACCTCTACAACCTGGGCCACACCCTCATTGCCCCCAACAGCTGGGAGGTCAGGCAGGATAGCATAAGTTCCTGAAAAAATACGTCACGTGAACATCTTCATAtcttatgaaaataaaaactgtgtgCAGTTTCTTGTTCCTGTTGGCATTCTGGTGTGAAGTGGCACACCCAATACCTTGAATCATGTTGATGTCAGATGGGTTGATTGGAGCTGCCAGCATTTTAACCAAGACATCCTTTGCACCTAAGGGAGGTAGACGCACATCCTCTAACCTAGCAACAAGAAACTTAGGTTATTATGTATATTAAATCATTATTTATACAAACTGATATCATTTTTGGTGATTTTAGCTTATCAGTCTGTATTACCATCGTGGTCCCTGAAGTTTTCACTGACAGCCTTATGGCATTATTAAACAACAATGTACTAACaggtaaaacataaaacagagcaggaagATTTTCAGTAGTGCTGAAACATTTAGCAGATTCACTGATCAGTCAGTCTACAGAACGTTAATGACCAACAAGTTACTTCAAGTAAAAATAACTGCTAGcttgttccagcttctcaaaaggGATGATTTGTTTCTTTAGTCTGCTTAACATAAGCCCTGCAAACCACTTCCTAATTCAGCAGTAAAGCTTAGGGATGCGCCTATGTGAAATCTTTAGGTGGGATGGttaatgatttacatttgtAAAACTACCCAATTAATCTTTAACTTTGAAGCCATTTTCCATGTATAACACATCCAATAAACCTAATATCGTTTTTGTATTTTCCAAACGTCACTTTGGCTCATTGTTGTCTCTTGTGGCCATTGTGGGAGCAGCAACCACGACGAGCCACCTATGAAGTACCAGTGTGTGTTCTCGACCTCCGGCCTCAAGGGGCAGTAACGGGCAAAGTAATTGTTTGTCAAACCAAAATAGAACGAAGAAGACGCGGCACTAGAGAACTTAATTGGACAAGATACAAAAAGGTGAGATTAATGCTTTATGAATAGTGTTTTCAAAGagcaattttcagttttacaggaAAAAGACTTAAGGCTAAATGGCTGGTTTGGCAAACGTGTGAGTGGTTAACCGCGCCACCCCGCTGAAGGAAAGCCTTTTTCCTGAGCCTTAGTATGGGACAATTTATTTAACGTTTATTTACAAGGGGGGTCTTACTGAACGACTTGAGAAGGGTCTCCGTGTTTTCTGTACAGAAGAGCCTGGCACGTCTGTGCTCGCAGTCCAGCTGAATGACTGAAGAGAGAAACGTTAGCATTACCTCTGtgcatacattttaaaacagcagcGACGGAGCTCTTTATGCAGACTGTCCGCCTTCCTAAACAGACTGTGTGAAGTGGCAGCCACATCGCGACACAGGAATTAACTTcgaaacatgaaaacaaatccaacagtcaataatatttgtcatttgaaaTGCTAGTTTTAACCACATTCGTCCTACTGTGCGGCCATATTTGATTTTACCCCCGAGTTTGCGTCATTGAAGACACAAGGAGAGTGCAGCGCCCCTGGCGGATAAACACGGTAACTCGTTGCCGTTAGTTCGACCCATGTTATGGTGTGCTTAGGTTAGGTTTTAAGGCtaccacagagagaaaaggggaactGTTCTATATTTCACTTCATGTTGGTGCAAGAATGTAAGAGACTGTGGTCTTCTCACTGTTTCACATTGACTGTTtacatgtttcttttctgtggtGTAATGGACGGTACAGTTTTTCAGTGCTTCTACCGAAGTTTCACGTCACTATCTAACTTAGTAATATAAGAATGAAATCAACCATAAATGTCACTATTGATGAataacttttttcttcttttaatgttACTTGATTCTACGTCCTGGGTGATTAAGTCTTGAAAATATTTAGAAGTATAGGAAAATATTTCCATACAACCATGAATATATATCTTCTTTCATCAAATCCAAACATGTAATTTATTACTATGTGTTTAAGGAGAAAAGCCACAAATGAACCCATTTGAGAATCTCTTTGgtattttttgctttatgaAGTACTTTAACCATGAATCTTTTAGCCTGTCCAAATTGTTGACAgttttctgttgactgactaATAATTAAACAAAGGTTCCAGCTCtacatttttactctttttacaCTTCTACATCTGTTTGACAGTCATCGTGCTAGATTACAttatcaataaatatttttaattcaaaacatactttaaaactgtttaacAGTTAAACTATGACTTGTTGTAgaataaacttaaataaaactcAACCACGACATaagaaacagttaaaatgaagtCCAGCTGGACCAGCTAAACTATTAAAATGCTGGTTATCATTCTCAATTAAAGCCTACTTTATAAAAGGTTTACTGGTTGTAATGAATGGCTTTATTATGTTACAAAAACCATTTATTGAGACATTAGAAATAATTGTAAACTTAAGAGAAAACATGGTTTGCCAAGCATTACAAAGATCGAAGTGGCTGGTCTCTTCTCCTTTGAGCTGTTCTGCATGGTTATAATATGCACATTTACTCATATTTAGTTGTCATGTAGGTTATTCACACTCTCAGAAAGGCAAACGAGACATTAATATTGACATATTTACTAGGAAATGGAGCAGATCTTTACATATAGAAACATAATCACAGTAATACAGTAGTACTTTGAAAAGCCTACATGCTGCTCATCATTGACAAACTAGCCATTAAATCAAGATAAGATATATCAAGATAGGTGTAGTTTTATGGCAGTCAACATTGATACATTCATCAGTAATAAATGCACATTTATTGGAAGTAGGTCTAGCCATTTGTCCGATATCAcacaacatgacaaatgaaatggcTGATGGTCACAAACAAGATGTACCACATAAAGCAAACTGTGATACAGAATGCTCTGATGGTCTTCAAATGTTACCCTGAGcacattgtttaaaatgtctttggattttCTAGGTTTGTCTAACCCATCTAACAACCGACAATCATCACAATAACACATTACTGAGGGGTCAAACAGGTTTGTCACAGTCAGAATATCATTCATGGACTTCATTTTccaaaagacattttggaaacatCAGGAAGTACAACAGAATATTGCCAACAGTACAATACAAGACTTTTTAAACTGTTAGTTAACCTTCATCTAAATGGTCAATGTCAGAATCCAATTAAGAGTTTGACAGATGAGTTAACTCGGTGGTTTCTGTGATTTTAAAGAAAGCTAATCAAAGAAACTGATAATAAAAGTCATCCATGTGTATCGCTTTTAAATGGAGAGAAAGTAAAATGTTCAAGTCAGAGGATACACTGCAATCATAAGTGGTAAAttcaacataaaaaatacacagaaaagtAACACTTTTGTCTAGTCAGAGCATTTACTTGAACAATCTGTTCATCTGTTCGAGTGAAATGATCGAAACAGTCTTTGCTTCTGCAGCCGTGGAAAAGCCACAGCTTGCAAAACTTACATGAACACCTAACAGCGGAGAGTGAAACAATATTTGAGTAATAAGTCGTCAATGACACATTCTTTTTGTCTTAAGCATTGATAGTCTGAAACACCAAGTATCGGCCATGTGTTGAGATGAGACAACCTCAGATTATATACTACTAGCCCCAGTCCCTTTAACAATAATCTACTACATCCCCATCTACAACAATTATAgaggaaaaaatacaataatagtGGAACATTTTCTTCACATCATATCATGGCAAGCAAtgtcaaagagaagaaaaagacactggcacACTGGGTACATGGAAAGCAAACAATGCATAAAGAGTCAGAAATCTTGTGAATCTTAATCTTAACTGTTTCACATTATCTGATGTTTTTTGGTCACAATCTTAGCGTTTTTCTTCTCagtaaaaagagaaactgtgGCACCAAGACATTCATAAAGCCAATTTTTACTTTGGATTCCTTGTCTTATGCCTCACATCATGCGGATGAGTATTAAGTTTCTGCTTTGTCTTGAGTGAACACTCCTTGACTCCTTCCAATCAATCTGAAGTATTCCCTGAGTTTTCAGATTGGCAATTCCTGAGATGAGCCTAAGAGTagaggtattttttttcccaaccaGCAACTGACTGTATGTGGTACatgaaaatctaaaaaatataatatagaATATGGAACACATATTTAAGAGAGATTAAactaaagttttaaaaaaaataattaatgcatCTTACACATGATTAGTGCAGAGTAATATTGCATTGATTTTGGCATAGATAGATAGGAATAACAGTGGGACTCTCTTCAGAAAGGCTCACTgtgcacaaaaataaagaattaaaaatcATAAAGgcatagaaaataaaacaaactcacagttTACGTCAGTCCTCATAATACTATGTACCTGTGCAGTATCTACTGTATATTGTTACTCTTGTGTTTCAATATATTATTGTTACACTATATTCATACTGCACTGAATTAATGTTAAGGACAATGACTGATTTATGAAGCACATATGTACAGAGTAATACAAGTACCttgatgttaaaaatgttaaccCAAATATATTCTCAAGTCATAAGGAGTTTGAACGACATCTGGCAGTTTTCTGATGTATACCATTCATTGCTGAGAGGCTTCAacaggagcagaaggagaagctgcagcactcttggatgaaaataaataagtagtatgatttcttttctttttctttaaaaaaaaggctttagaataattttacatatatattaatTGGGTGTAAAAGTCTCGTCAGCTTCTCCTGTAAAACGGGAGTAAAATGCTGATTAGCTAGCTAGTTCTACATGCTCCTCCATGCAGGCTTGGTGTTCCTGAGCTATTAACCCTACTAAGGGTTATAGGGAGGTAATGTCTTAAATATCTACCTAGAAATGGATCACACTggatataaacaaaaacaccagcCTTCCTACTGGCAACATCATGGCTGATTCTGCCTCATTTTATTCAAGTATCAAGAGGAGAGCTAGCTGGACCCTCTCAGTAACTCAGTCCAGGTCAAGTATCTTATCAAAAATGATGATGTACATATATTGGGTTCAGCATCACATTGGTTGGAATTCGGTCAAATCCATGTTGAGGTAATTATAAAGGAGCAGTATTTCACACATCAGCCAAGAAAATGAGAATATACTGTGGATGGAAAGTTGACCAACATCATGCTTCCAGCTGCCAGAAAGGTTCAAGAGTAATTTAAGAGCGGGCTGAAAAATTGTGTTTTGCTGCCCTCTCTGGTTGACACTACAACCACACCCAGTCTAAAAATCTGGTTTTCTTTGCCAAGTAATTGTGACACTTGAAACAGCTGTGATACAGCACTGAGCTGTGATACTATGCCACGTCGCACACCCAAGTACAACAGACGACAGCTGGCCACATCCAACTGTGATGTTGAGTCTGACGTTCAAGACAAATGAAGCTCTGATCATGCCCAGCTtcagtgatgtgtgtgctgtgtaaaAACTGTAGTGCAAAAAAGGATTCACAATCTCCATGGCTGTGTTCTGAGAATATTTGGTCATCAGCAGTTAGAACGACAATTTTAGTAGCAGACCAAACACGCACCAATGAGGTAGACTGTGCACTTTTAGAAAGCCAGTAAAACGCTGGAtgagaaataatgaaatgacaaaaaaaaaaaagtaactctGACCAAAAGCTTGAAATGACTTCTGGTCTGACATTCATTTGGCCCCAGGATTACTGGATGGTCAACTGCAATATTGGTGGATGCCAATACATTGCCTATAGCTGTACCCTAAAACCCATCCCATGTGTTTTCACAAACCCTCCCGTTCCCCTTGCCATATGCAATCTAACATTCATTACAGAGGTACTAACTGTTGTGTCTCTGCCTTGCCGGATAGTGAGGTGTAACAGTCAGGAAGTAGACTAAATGGTAAGGCAGCAAAAGTGTAGCTCTATACTGAACTGAGTATTAcgcaaaaaacaaaagtataatACCTACAGGAGAGGCACAGTATCacgtaaaataaaaaagactttCCAAGATAATCTGTTATATGGCAAGCTCACTTCAGTCTTAAATCcatcagaaaacagcagtgattCATTTAGAAAATGTCCTGAGTGCAATAATAGAGCAGTATTCCTGAGTGTTAcaccaaatgaaaataaacaaaaaaacttcagCAACATTCttatgcattttcttttaaccTGAGGTAGTTCCAAAAGCAGCTTCAAGGGTGGAAGGGGATCATATGTCCCATCTCTCCATCAAAGCAGTTTGATTGACCTCTGTGCTTCCCCGGCATTAGTGTTTCCCAATTTCCTGTTTAATCAGAGGTCTCAGGAGGCGGTGCTGAGCGGCTGTGCTCCCCCTCGTCTCCCTTCGAGGGGGACGGTTTTCCCTGAGAACCCGGTGAGGACTGTTGTGCTTTGATTGGGCAGTTGGCAACCATGTGGTCGATGCTCTGGCAGAAATGGCACTTCTTGGGCTGGGGTGGTAGCTTGCACTCTTTGGCGTGGTGGTCCAGGCCTCCACAGTTGTAGCACCTACAAGGGCAGAGAGCTTTTAATCAGATGTGATGTGTGCAGATATGACTCACTGATATGGCCTACTGATCAGCAAAAAGCAATATTATAGCTCATTTCCAGTCACGTCTCTGGCAAATTTAAGTCTTAATTAATGAAGGTTCATTTTAGCTATGTTTGGTCTCCACTTATTCCTGATGAGTGAATGTATAGTGAATAGTGAATGTACACAAAATGCAGAATGTGCACACACTTCTTTTGGGGTTAAACACTATATTGCAACACTTTGCAGTAGAAAAACTTTTTCCTCGATATTATCAATCTATATTCatgcactgacattttttgttgaaaactgaACGTGACATTTTACTGAGGCAAAACACATACCGTACATAATAGGGACACATGCCCCACTACCAGTGGTCTGGCGATACACATGCTATGTCCAATTCAAAAGCATGAGCAATTATAATCctaaaaataaacccaaacCCTATAAACCCAtcacaaaacatgcacacataccaCAGCCACCATCAGTGACAAGCATGCAACCAAAATACCTTGCTCCTACATaacaagtttttaaaattcttaAGAGCACATTTCCCTCATTGAAAACTTTTGAAGCCATTTCCTTTCATAACTTTAaatgctgaatgtgtgtttttcactgaaatgtacaTTGCCACATTGTAGTTGTGTGACTCAGATTCAAGAGTAACCCCTGAAGTTTTCCATCTTCAGCAGATGACATCAGCCTTGTAGTGTAAAACTCTGCAGCATGTACATATTTCTCCACATTGAAGGTAAAATTTCCAAatgatggggggggggctttaAGTTTCATGCGTTTGCCACTAGGTGGCATAATTTCACATGGAATGACTTGAGATTGCATTTGGTCACAAATCTTGCAAGGGCATTTCAGGTCACACCACATTGCTCTTTGGAGGAGCATACCAGGTTTTTATCACTTCAAAACATGTTATACATCCAGTTTAAGAAATCTTCTCATTATCAGCCTTTGAACAATCAGGTTTAACTTTTACAGTGTACTTCAGAATTGTAATTGAATGAAGTGGTGGAGCTCCTGTTTTTCTATGGAACTGGTATGGTTGCCATACTATCTCTGGGTATAGCGGACAGCTTGTCCTATTTGTCACTGCCAAAAACTTCCCACTGCACTTTATTGTGTCAGAGTGAAACATCCCTTTCATTGGCATTGAACTTTAGAACCGAACACCATTAGGGGTCAGAAGGAGACATCAGGGATGCCATCAGCTTCTATAGGATGGCCACGCGTGCAGGGGCATAAGACAGATGGGTGGTGGGCGTGGGGCGGTCAGCCTATGATACAGACCCCCTGCAACCATTGTAGCAGCAGATGAGGTTTGAACGGGACGGCTGCTGAGGGGTCATTGTGGCTTTGTGGCAGTGGCTGTTGGGGTGGTGTCAAGGTCTACACCGTCACGTCACAGAAGCTCCCTACATCAGCATCCATCAGGAGCCAAGTGGAGAGAAGGGGAAGTGGTCCCTTTGTCTAAAAAAGCTGCAGTAATGACCTCTGAACCCTGCCTCCCTCCTCAGTTCTCTAACCCCAATCCCATCCCAGCCCCCAGCCCCTTTGCATTTACTTATACACTGTTGCTATGACAACAGTGACCTTTCACCCCCTTGTCCAGGCTGTTACATCTGTTATCAATTAAATGGACaggagcttttt
This sequence is a window from Scatophagus argus isolate fScaArg1 chromosome 9, fScaArg1.pri, whole genome shotgun sequence. Protein-coding genes within it:
- the mecr gene encoding enoyl-[acyl-carrier-protein] reductase, mitochondrial isoform X2 produces the protein MTQTRGHSAGLRAQTCQALLYRKHGDPSQVVQLEDVRLPPLGAKDVLVKMLAAPINPSDINMIQGTYAILPDLPAVGGNEGVAQVVEVGSQVKSLKTGDWVIPKDAGLGTWRTEAVLAEDVVISLPNDIPLLCAATLGVNPCTALRMLSDFEDLKPGDSVIQNAANSGVGQAVIQIAAAKGINTINVVRDRPEFTQLSDRLKAIGATHVIREETLRRPEIKELFKTCPKPKLALNGVGGKSATELLRHLQFGGSMVTYGGMAKQPVTVPVSALIFKDVKVRGFWVTQWKKDHSNDGTAFRAMLDELCCLIQQGKLTAPACTKVGLQDYSKALEAAMQPFTSAKQVLIM
- the mecr gene encoding enoyl-[acyl-carrier-protein] reductase, mitochondrial isoform X1 yields the protein MWLPLHTVCLGRRTVCIKSSVAAVLKCMHRGNANVSLFSHSAGLRAQTCQALLYRKHGDPSQVVQLEDVRLPPLGAKDVLVKMLAAPINPSDINMIQGTYAILPDLPAVGGNEGVAQVVEVGSQVKSLKTGDWVIPKDAGLGTWRTEAVLAEDVVISLPNDIPLLCAATLGVNPCTALRMLSDFEDLKPGDSVIQNAANSGVGQAVIQIAAAKGINTINVVRDRPEFTQLSDRLKAIGATHVIREETLRRPEIKELFKTCPKPKLALNGVGGKSATELLRHLQFGGSMVTYGGMAKQPVTVPVSALIFKDVKVRGFWVTQWKKDHSNDGTAFRAMLDELCCLIQQGKLTAPACTKVGLQDYSKALEAAMQPFTSAKQVLIM
- the smpdl3b gene encoding acid sphingomyelinase-like phosphodiesterase 3b; amino-acid sequence: MSTTVRLFLSYLLFKEVLALSGNFWHITDLHWDPTYKLTDNPELVCASSGDRPAANAGKFGDYACDSPWHLINSSMYAMKDILPDPDFIVWTGDDTPHVPNEELGEEAVLNIISNLTHIINQMFPDTKVYSALGNHDYHPKSQLPAGPNYIYEQIAEMWQHWLDPESRGTFKKGGYYTEKLLNRTGFRMLVLNTNLFYDQNKLTTDMDDPAGHFSWADQVLTEAANNKEKVYIIGHVPPGFFEKKRSKPWFTAKFNKLYLDLIQKHHSVILGQFFGHHHTDSFRMFYNSDGSPISTMFLTPGVTPWKTTLPGVKDGANNPGIRVFEYDTQTLLVKDVVTYYLNLTHANAARGRWEKEYRLTESFRVPDASPHSMHQALEHIANDHCYLQKYYEFNSVSYDLTECDSDCRVDHVCAAREVDFDRYEHCLEIEGAAAVYGGLLPILSVAVSLMLANR